The following coding sequences are from one Primulina eburnea isolate SZY01 chromosome 15, ASM2296580v1, whole genome shotgun sequence window:
- the LOC140815252 gene encoding uncharacterized protein isoform X2: MGKSLIKKLQCRVKLVTKKKCWIVRQLRQDVAELLKNGHTQTAFERVEQLLKDQSMVEVYDLVGSFSEFIIMNLGYIRKHKDCPNDINEAVSTLIFTSARLGDLPELLAVRKLFAERYGVSFVTAALELLPGNLVNNQIKEKLVYTKKLADDVKYKLLDEIACSCVEPGPLFLEYKPSDSLENGETQSNTTRISSNEIQTGKANGKICNIVTQTEGKIVNIDFQSDRLREDQKISPNAIQLSVLGENKILGKLSYNRNESFSSSSSSETSSRLPEEMIYLDDIEEFVSPVTKNGRVQDQRLFMFKPFEIPLKASAEHINHDVLSFKGQKLLQYENNSVSKSSRMVEEQSRKRTRRKSSVSQENRNVTEAECELYHGISLDSSMAQKHESCYRQREDEYKILIDSFDQGGGNRERSCYLTVKSSINVMRCGYDSMGFVWRCNSNSNISKKCCLEHPYYFYFRDRNESLENISSTPKTKDHPMQSTKEAKIDQHRPDFCKDSIRYKLRGDTRNGAQLPCLGAMTMPNARPVEIATDNMFRSNSFPLDTPRSCRHIHPKLPDYDELTAKFMALKRENLQRRASQ, encoded by the exons ATGGG TAAAAGTCTGATAAAAAAGTTGCAATGCCGCGTGAAGCTTGTGACGAAGAAGAAGTGCTGGATTGTGAGACAGTTGAGGCAAGATGTGGCTGAGCTGCTCAAGAATGGCCACACTCAAACTGCCTTTGAAAGG GTTGAGCAGCTTCTCAAGGATCAGAGCATGGTTGAAGTGTATGATCTTGTGGGCAGTTTCAGTGAATTCATAATAATGAATCTTGGATacatcagaaaacacaa ggACTGTCCAAATGACATCAATGAAGCAGTATCAACTCTAATTTTCACATCAGCAAGACTAGGCGATTTACCGGAGCTCCTAGCAGTCAGGAAGCTGTTTGCAGAACGATATGGTGTCAGTTTTGTTACGGCTGCACTCGAATTACTCCCTGGAAATCTTGTAAACAATCAG ATAAAAGAGAAGCTTGTTTACACAAAAAAATTGGCTGATGATGTAAAATACAAATTGCTGGATGAAATAGCTTGCAGTTGTGTTGAACCAGGACCCTTGTTTCTTGAATACAAGCCATCCGACTCGCTTGAAAATGGG GAAACCCAAAGTAACACTACTCGGATTTCTAGCAATGAGATTCAGACAGGCAAAGCTAACGGAAAAATCTGTAATATCGTGACACAAACGGAAGGAAAGATTGTAAACATTGATTTCCAATCTGATAGATTGAGAGAAGATCAGAAAATTTCCCCAAATGCAATCCAGTTATCAGTTCTTGGCGAAAATAAGATACTTGGAAAGCTTTCATATAACAGAAACGAGTCATTTTCTTCATCGTCTTCTTCAGAAACCTCATCTAGACTACCTGAGGAAATGATATATCTAGATGACATTGAGGAGTTTGTATCCCCAGTGACCAAGAATGGACGTGTCCAAGATCAGAGGCTATTTATGTTCAAACCATTTGAAATCCCTTTGAAAGCGTCAGCAGAGCATATTAATCATGATGTCCTTTCTTTTAAGGGACAAAAGCTTTTGCAGTATGAAAACAATTCAGTATCAAAAAGCTCAAGAATGGTAGAAGAGCAGAGCAGAAAAAGAACGAGGCGAAAATCATCGGTTTCTCAAGAAAATAGAAACGTGACAGAAGCCGAATGCGAGCTATACCATGGCATCTCTCTGGATTCATCAATGGCTCAAAAACACGAATCCTGCTATCGTCAAAGAGAAGATGAATACAAGATTTTAATAGATTCATTTGATCAAGGAGGAGGAAACAGAGAGAGAAGTTGCTATCTCACAGTCAAGAGCAGCATTAATGTCATGAGGTGTGGTTATGATAGTATGGGATTTGTCTGGAGATGCAATTCCAATTCAAATATCTCCAAGAAATGCTGTTTAGAACATCCCTATTACTTCTATTTTCGAGACAGAAACGAGTCGTTGGAAAATATCTCTTCAACACCGAAAACAAAGGATCATCCAATGCAATCTACAAAGGAAGCAAAGATTGATCAGCATAGGCCAGATTTCTGCAAAGATTCTATCAGATACAAGTTGCGAGGCGATACAAGAAACGGGGCTCAGTTGCCATGTTTAGGGGCAATGACTATGCCAAATGCCAGGCCAGTTGAGATTGCTACGGATAACATGTTCAGATCGAACTCATTTCCACTAGATACTCCCCGTTCATGCCGCCATATCCATCCAAAGCTCCCGGATTATGATGAACTCACCGCGAAGTTCATGGCGCTTAAACGAGAAAATCTTCAACGACGAGCAAGCCAGTAA
- the LOC140815252 gene encoding uncharacterized protein isoform X1, whose product MFDFLFGWRKASKCKSLIKKLQCRVKLVTKKKCWIVRQLRQDVAELLKNGHTQTAFERVEQLLKDQSMVEVYDLVGSFSEFIIMNLGYIRKHKDCPNDINEAVSTLIFTSARLGDLPELLAVRKLFAERYGVSFVTAALELLPGNLVNNQIKEKLVYTKKLADDVKYKLLDEIACSCVEPGPLFLEYKPSDSLENGETQSNTTRISSNEIQTGKANGKICNIVTQTEGKIVNIDFQSDRLREDQKISPNAIQLSVLGENKILGKLSYNRNESFSSSSSSETSSRLPEEMIYLDDIEEFVSPVTKNGRVQDQRLFMFKPFEIPLKASAEHINHDVLSFKGQKLLQYENNSVSKSSRMVEEQSRKRTRRKSSVSQENRNVTEAECELYHGISLDSSMAQKHESCYRQREDEYKILIDSFDQGGGNRERSCYLTVKSSINVMRCGYDSMGFVWRCNSNSNISKKCCLEHPYYFYFRDRNESLENISSTPKTKDHPMQSTKEAKIDQHRPDFCKDSIRYKLRGDTRNGAQLPCLGAMTMPNARPVEIATDNMFRSNSFPLDTPRSCRHIHPKLPDYDELTAKFMALKRENLQRRASQ is encoded by the exons atgtttgattttcttttcgGATGGAGAAAGGCGTCCAAATG TAAAAGTCTGATAAAAAAGTTGCAATGCCGCGTGAAGCTTGTGACGAAGAAGAAGTGCTGGATTGTGAGACAGTTGAGGCAAGATGTGGCTGAGCTGCTCAAGAATGGCCACACTCAAACTGCCTTTGAAAGG GTTGAGCAGCTTCTCAAGGATCAGAGCATGGTTGAAGTGTATGATCTTGTGGGCAGTTTCAGTGAATTCATAATAATGAATCTTGGATacatcagaaaacacaa ggACTGTCCAAATGACATCAATGAAGCAGTATCAACTCTAATTTTCACATCAGCAAGACTAGGCGATTTACCGGAGCTCCTAGCAGTCAGGAAGCTGTTTGCAGAACGATATGGTGTCAGTTTTGTTACGGCTGCACTCGAATTACTCCCTGGAAATCTTGTAAACAATCAG ATAAAAGAGAAGCTTGTTTACACAAAAAAATTGGCTGATGATGTAAAATACAAATTGCTGGATGAAATAGCTTGCAGTTGTGTTGAACCAGGACCCTTGTTTCTTGAATACAAGCCATCCGACTCGCTTGAAAATGGG GAAACCCAAAGTAACACTACTCGGATTTCTAGCAATGAGATTCAGACAGGCAAAGCTAACGGAAAAATCTGTAATATCGTGACACAAACGGAAGGAAAGATTGTAAACATTGATTTCCAATCTGATAGATTGAGAGAAGATCAGAAAATTTCCCCAAATGCAATCCAGTTATCAGTTCTTGGCGAAAATAAGATACTTGGAAAGCTTTCATATAACAGAAACGAGTCATTTTCTTCATCGTCTTCTTCAGAAACCTCATCTAGACTACCTGAGGAAATGATATATCTAGATGACATTGAGGAGTTTGTATCCCCAGTGACCAAGAATGGACGTGTCCAAGATCAGAGGCTATTTATGTTCAAACCATTTGAAATCCCTTTGAAAGCGTCAGCAGAGCATATTAATCATGATGTCCTTTCTTTTAAGGGACAAAAGCTTTTGCAGTATGAAAACAATTCAGTATCAAAAAGCTCAAGAATGGTAGAAGAGCAGAGCAGAAAAAGAACGAGGCGAAAATCATCGGTTTCTCAAGAAAATAGAAACGTGACAGAAGCCGAATGCGAGCTATACCATGGCATCTCTCTGGATTCATCAATGGCTCAAAAACACGAATCCTGCTATCGTCAAAGAGAAGATGAATACAAGATTTTAATAGATTCATTTGATCAAGGAGGAGGAAACAGAGAGAGAAGTTGCTATCTCACAGTCAAGAGCAGCATTAATGTCATGAGGTGTGGTTATGATAGTATGGGATTTGTCTGGAGATGCAATTCCAATTCAAATATCTCCAAGAAATGCTGTTTAGAACATCCCTATTACTTCTATTTTCGAGACAGAAACGAGTCGTTGGAAAATATCTCTTCAACACCGAAAACAAAGGATCATCCAATGCAATCTACAAAGGAAGCAAAGATTGATCAGCATAGGCCAGATTTCTGCAAAGATTCTATCAGATACAAGTTGCGAGGCGATACAAGAAACGGGGCTCAGTTGCCATGTTTAGGGGCAATGACTATGCCAAATGCCAGGCCAGTTGAGATTGCTACGGATAACATGTTCAGATCGAACTCATTTCCACTAGATACTCCCCGTTCATGCCGCCATATCCATCCAAAGCTCCCGGATTATGATGAACTCACCGCGAAGTTCATGGCGCTTAAACGAGAAAATCTTCAACGACGAGCAAGCCAGTAA
- the LOC140815252 gene encoding uncharacterized protein isoform X3, with protein sequence MVEVYDLVGSFSEFIIMNLGYIRKHKDCPNDINEAVSTLIFTSARLGDLPELLAVRKLFAERYGVSFVTAALELLPGNLVNNQIKEKLVYTKKLADDVKYKLLDEIACSCVEPGPLFLEYKPSDSLENGETQSNTTRISSNEIQTGKANGKICNIVTQTEGKIVNIDFQSDRLREDQKISPNAIQLSVLGENKILGKLSYNRNESFSSSSSSETSSRLPEEMIYLDDIEEFVSPVTKNGRVQDQRLFMFKPFEIPLKASAEHINHDVLSFKGQKLLQYENNSVSKSSRMVEEQSRKRTRRKSSVSQENRNVTEAECELYHGISLDSSMAQKHESCYRQREDEYKILIDSFDQGGGNRERSCYLTVKSSINVMRCGYDSMGFVWRCNSNSNISKKCCLEHPYYFYFRDRNESLENISSTPKTKDHPMQSTKEAKIDQHRPDFCKDSIRYKLRGDTRNGAQLPCLGAMTMPNARPVEIATDNMFRSNSFPLDTPRSCRHIHPKLPDYDELTAKFMALKRENLQRRASQ encoded by the exons ATGGTTGAAGTGTATGATCTTGTGGGCAGTTTCAGTGAATTCATAATAATGAATCTTGGATacatcagaaaacacaa ggACTGTCCAAATGACATCAATGAAGCAGTATCAACTCTAATTTTCACATCAGCAAGACTAGGCGATTTACCGGAGCTCCTAGCAGTCAGGAAGCTGTTTGCAGAACGATATGGTGTCAGTTTTGTTACGGCTGCACTCGAATTACTCCCTGGAAATCTTGTAAACAATCAG ATAAAAGAGAAGCTTGTTTACACAAAAAAATTGGCTGATGATGTAAAATACAAATTGCTGGATGAAATAGCTTGCAGTTGTGTTGAACCAGGACCCTTGTTTCTTGAATACAAGCCATCCGACTCGCTTGAAAATGGG GAAACCCAAAGTAACACTACTCGGATTTCTAGCAATGAGATTCAGACAGGCAAAGCTAACGGAAAAATCTGTAATATCGTGACACAAACGGAAGGAAAGATTGTAAACATTGATTTCCAATCTGATAGATTGAGAGAAGATCAGAAAATTTCCCCAAATGCAATCCAGTTATCAGTTCTTGGCGAAAATAAGATACTTGGAAAGCTTTCATATAACAGAAACGAGTCATTTTCTTCATCGTCTTCTTCAGAAACCTCATCTAGACTACCTGAGGAAATGATATATCTAGATGACATTGAGGAGTTTGTATCCCCAGTGACCAAGAATGGACGTGTCCAAGATCAGAGGCTATTTATGTTCAAACCATTTGAAATCCCTTTGAAAGCGTCAGCAGAGCATATTAATCATGATGTCCTTTCTTTTAAGGGACAAAAGCTTTTGCAGTATGAAAACAATTCAGTATCAAAAAGCTCAAGAATGGTAGAAGAGCAGAGCAGAAAAAGAACGAGGCGAAAATCATCGGTTTCTCAAGAAAATAGAAACGTGACAGAAGCCGAATGCGAGCTATACCATGGCATCTCTCTGGATTCATCAATGGCTCAAAAACACGAATCCTGCTATCGTCAAAGAGAAGATGAATACAAGATTTTAATAGATTCATTTGATCAAGGAGGAGGAAACAGAGAGAGAAGTTGCTATCTCACAGTCAAGAGCAGCATTAATGTCATGAGGTGTGGTTATGATAGTATGGGATTTGTCTGGAGATGCAATTCCAATTCAAATATCTCCAAGAAATGCTGTTTAGAACATCCCTATTACTTCTATTTTCGAGACAGAAACGAGTCGTTGGAAAATATCTCTTCAACACCGAAAACAAAGGATCATCCAATGCAATCTACAAAGGAAGCAAAGATTGATCAGCATAGGCCAGATTTCTGCAAAGATTCTATCAGATACAAGTTGCGAGGCGATACAAGAAACGGGGCTCAGTTGCCATGTTTAGGGGCAATGACTATGCCAAATGCCAGGCCAGTTGAGATTGCTACGGATAACATGTTCAGATCGAACTCATTTCCACTAGATACTCCCCGTTCATGCCGCCATATCCATCCAAAGCTCCCGGATTATGATGAACTCACCGCGAAGTTCATGGCGCTTAAACGAGAAAATCTTCAACGACGAGCAAGCCAGTAA